A stretch of DNA from Acidovorax carolinensis:
CTATTCGGGCATCATGGGGCTGCCGATGTACGAGACAGCACAACTGCTGCGTGCAGCGGGCTTCTACATATAACCACAACAACAGCTTCAACCGTTTCCAGACGCCATGCAACAAGACATTCTGATCAACTGGTCACCGCAGGAGACGCGCGTGGCCGTGGTGGAGCATGGCGCCGTACAGGAGCTGCACATCGAGCGCACGCTCGAGCGCGGTCTGGTGGGCAACGTTTACCTGGGCAAGGTGTCGCGCGTGCTGCCGGGCATGCAGTCGGCCTTCATCGATATCGGCCTGGAACGCGCGGCCTTTTTGCATGTGGCCGATGTCTGGCAGCGCCAGCCTGACGGCGAGCCACCCGCATTTGCGCGCAAGAACGAACCGCAGGTGCCGATTGAAAAGCAGGTGTTCGAAGGCCAGGCCCTGATGGTGCAGGTCATCAAGGACCCCATCGGTACCAAGGGTGCACGCCTGTCCACGCAGATCAGCATTGCAGGCCGCCTGCTCGTGTTCTTGCCGCAGGACGACCATGTGGGCGTGTCGCAGAAGATCCCCGGCGCCGAGCGCGATGCCCTGCGCGCTCGGCTGCAGGCGTTGGTGGGCGACAAGTCCACGGGTGGGGGCGGCGGTTTCATCCTTCGCACCAACGGTGAGGACTCTACCGACGCGGAGCTGGCCGAGGACATTGCCTACCTACGCAAGACCTGGGCGCGCATCAAGGAGGCCTCCCTCAAGCTGCCCGCCATGTCGTTGCTGCACCAGGACCTGGACCTGCTGCAGCGCGTGCTGCGCGATCTCGTGGGCGACCACACGCAGACCATTCGGCTGGATTCGATGGAGCAGTTCCAGCGCTTGCGGGCTTTTGGGCAGGAATTCATGCCCGCTGCTGCGGGCAAGCTGCAGCACTACAAGGGCGAGCGACCGATTTTTGACTTGTACTCCATCGACGAAGAAGTTGCCAAGGCCCTGGGCCGCCGGGTCGATCTGAAATCGGGCGGCTACCTCATCGTGGACCAGACCGAGGCGCTTACCACCATCGACGTGAATACGGGTGGCTACGTAGGCGCGCGCAATTTCGACGACACCATCTTCAAGACCAACCTGGAGGCGGCTCAGGCAATCGCCCGCCAGCTGCGCCTGCGCAACTTGGGCGGCATCATCATCGTGGATTTCATTGATATGGCCCGCGACGACCATCAGGAGGCCGTGCTTGCCGAGTTCAAGAAGCAGCTTGCGCGCGACCGGGTCAAGACCATGTCGGGTGGCTTTTCTCAATTGGGCCTCGTCGAGATGACGCGCAAGCGCACCCGTGAATCGCTTGCGCACATGCTGTGCGAACCCTGCAGCGCTTGCCATGGGGCAGGGCAGGTGAAAACGGCGCGCAGCGTTTGCTATGACGTGCTGCGTGAGATTCTGCGAGAGGCTCGCCAATTCAACCCGCGCGAGTTTCGCGTGGTGGCTTCGCCCCGAGTGGTGGAGCTGTTTCTGGACGAGGAGAGCCAGCATCTGGCGGGCTTGAGCGATTTCATTGGCAAGCCCATCTCGCTTCAGGCCGAGAGTGCAATGGGGCAGGAGCAATACGACATCGTCCTGCTGTAGCTCTTACGCAGAGCAACGGACGACGACGGAGTTCGGCTCTCCTTGTGGCACACGCGTCAAAGTGCCAGGTTCTATTCTTTTTGTCTGTATTTCGATGCTATAATTGAAGGCTTCGCTACTCAGAGGCGCCCCTTGTGGATGCTCTGGCTGGTGAGGCAAGAAGATTTGCAAAAAGCTTCGGTTTTGGGTGTGACGGGGTAAAAACCCGGTATATAATTCAAGGCTGCGCTGAAAAGACCGGGTTGTTGGTGACGGTGGCTTGCAGGTAAGTGCAAAGACCTTCGGGTTGACGGGGTTGTAAAAACTCTGATATAATTTAAGGCTCAGCTGATCGCAGCTAGGTCGAGATGGCAAAAGAGCTTCGGTGAATTTGTTGTCCGGTTCATTAAAAACATACAGCCGATAAGCGTGGGCGTTTGATGGCGAGTGCCAAGTTCTTTGGAACTAGTGCTTAGCACTACAAACGCTCATGAGATAGAAGTGAAGTTCACTTCAATTCTTTTTTATGAGTTGCTCGAAAGAGCGAAAAAATCAAGATCGAACTGTAGAGTTTGATCCTGGCTCAGATTGAACGCTGGCGGCATGCCTTACACATGCAAGTCGAACGGTAACAGGTCTTCGGATGCTGACGAGTGGCGAACGGGTGAGTAATACATCGGAACGTGCCCGATCGTGGGGGATAACGGAGCGAAAGCTTTGCTAATACCGCATACGATCTACGGATGAAAGCAGGGGACCGCAAGGCCTTGCGCGGACGGAGCGGCCGATGGCAGATTAGGTAGTTGGTGGGATAAAAGCTTACCAAGCCGACGATCTGTAGCTGGTCTGAGAGGACGACCAGCCACACTGGGACTGAGACACGGCCCAGACTCCTACGGGAGGCAGCAGTGGGGAATTTTGGACAATGGGCGCAAGCCTGATCCAGCCATGCCGCGTGCAGGATGAAGGCCTTCGGGTTGTAAACTGCTTTTGTACGGAACGAAAAGACTCTGGATAATACCTGGGGTCCATGACGGTACCGTAAGAATAAGCACCGGCTAACTACGTGCCAGCAGCCGCGGTAATACGTAGGGTGCAAGCGTTAATCGGAATTACTGGGCGTAAAGCGTGCGCAGGCGGTTATATAAGACAGATGTGAAATCCCCGGGCTCAACCTGGGAACTGCATTTGTGACTGTATAGCT
This window harbors:
- the rng gene encoding ribonuclease G, with protein sequence MQQDILINWSPQETRVAVVEHGAVQELHIERTLERGLVGNVYLGKVSRVLPGMQSAFIDIGLERAAFLHVADVWQRQPDGEPPAFARKNEPQVPIEKQVFEGQALMVQVIKDPIGTKGARLSTQISIAGRLLVFLPQDDHVGVSQKIPGAERDALRARLQALVGDKSTGGGGGFILRTNGEDSTDAELAEDIAYLRKTWARIKEASLKLPAMSLLHQDLDLLQRVLRDLVGDHTQTIRLDSMEQFQRLRAFGQEFMPAAAGKLQHYKGERPIFDLYSIDEEVAKALGRRVDLKSGGYLIVDQTEALTTIDVNTGGYVGARNFDDTIFKTNLEAAQAIARQLRLRNLGGIIIVDFIDMARDDHQEAVLAEFKKQLARDRVKTMSGGFSQLGLVEMTRKRTRESLAHMLCEPCSACHGAGQVKTARSVCYDVLREILREARQFNPREFRVVASPRVVELFLDEESQHLAGLSDFIGKPISLQAESAMGQEQYDIVLL